A window from Brucella sp. BE17 encodes these proteins:
- a CDS encoding sugar ABC transporter permease, which produces MFRRIPPPVLLLLPAFIILAAVVLFPLALSLYSSFTPFRLTRPDSLFRFIGLRNYERILTDWVFWAAFIRTVVFLTIALNLEMLLGLGLAMLVNKATRGQRVLRTLMMFPMMFSPVLVGFQFKFMFNDNIGLVNNALQSLGLSNSAIPWLIDGNLALFAILMAEVWMSTSVFAILILGGLLSMPQDPVEAARVDGCTPWQTFRYVIWPYLMPFAFIAMTIRSLDVARAYDIVKIMTDGGPARRTELIWTLVGRTAYSDAQMGMANAMAYVAILLSIIFTVMFFRKLASARAQIGAEW; this is translated from the coding sequence ATGTTCAGACGAATCCCCCCGCCGGTGCTGCTCTTGCTTCCGGCCTTCATTATTCTGGCGGCCGTGGTGTTGTTTCCGCTTGCGCTTTCGCTTTATTCAAGCTTTACGCCCTTTCGCCTGACGCGTCCCGACAGCCTGTTCCGGTTTATCGGCCTGCGCAATTATGAGCGCATCCTCACCGACTGGGTGTTTTGGGCGGCCTTCATCCGCACAGTGGTCTTTCTCACTATCGCGCTGAACTTGGAAATGCTGCTGGGGCTTGGCCTTGCCATGCTCGTCAACAAGGCGACACGTGGTCAGCGAGTTCTGCGCACGCTGATGATGTTTCCTATGATGTTCTCGCCGGTGCTGGTCGGTTTTCAATTCAAGTTCATGTTCAATGACAATATTGGCCTCGTCAACAATGCGCTGCAATCGCTAGGGCTTTCCAACAGCGCCATTCCATGGCTGATCGACGGCAATCTTGCGCTATTCGCCATTTTGATGGCCGAAGTCTGGATGTCGACGTCAGTTTTTGCAATCCTTATCTTGGGCGGGCTTTTGTCTATGCCGCAGGACCCAGTCGAGGCGGCGCGTGTTGACGGCTGCACACCGTGGCAGACGTTCCGCTATGTCATCTGGCCTTATCTGATGCCCTTTGCTTTCATTGCCATGACCATTCGTTCGCTCGATGTGGCGCGTGCTTATGATATTGTGAAAATCATGACCGATGGCGGTCCGGCGCGGCGCACCGAACTCATCTGGACGCTGGTCGGGCGCACTGCTTATTCGGATGCGCAGATGGGGATGGCCAACGCCATGGCCTATGTAGCGATATTGCTGTCGATCATCTTCACGGTCATGTTCTTCCGCAAGCTTGCGAGCGCTCGCGCGCAGATCGGAGCGGAGTGGTAA
- the ugpC gene encoding sn-glycerol-3-phosphate ABC transporter ATP-binding protein UgpC, whose product MAQLSIKNLVKRYGTIEVVHGINLEIADKEFVALVGPSGCGKSTTLRMIAGLESISDGALEIGGKHVNDLPPRDRNISMVFQSYALYPHMSVRENMGFSLKIAKQPQAEIDRRVNEASSILGLEALMERRPAQLSGGQRQRVAMGRAIVRNPEVFLFDEPLSNLDAKLRTQMRTEIKKLHAKVQSTVVYVTHDQVEAMTLADRIVIMRDGYIEQVGTPDEVFKRPATQFVAGFIGSPPMNMAQASVEGAELVFDNGDRLPVPAQFKDKVSDGAKVTFGLRPDDLFPSGHGLSSGDAGTSHEQDLTVSITEPLGNETLVFAEFAGKEWVARMLNPRQLNPGEKVAMHFDLSQAHLFDSASGKSLAV is encoded by the coding sequence ATGGCACAGCTTTCCATCAAAAATCTCGTCAAGCGCTACGGCACTATTGAAGTGGTGCATGGCATCAATCTGGAAATCGCCGACAAGGAGTTTGTCGCGCTTGTCGGCCCGTCCGGCTGCGGAAAATCAACGACCTTACGCATGATTGCAGGGCTTGAATCGATCTCCGATGGCGCACTGGAAATCGGCGGCAAGCACGTCAACGATCTGCCACCGCGTGACCGCAACATCTCAATGGTGTTCCAGTCCTATGCACTTTATCCGCATATGTCGGTGCGTGAGAATATGGGCTTTTCGCTCAAGATCGCTAAACAGCCGCAAGCCGAAATCGACCGTCGCGTCAATGAGGCATCGAGCATTCTTGGCCTCGAAGCGCTGATGGAGCGCCGTCCGGCGCAGCTTTCCGGTGGCCAGCGTCAGCGCGTGGCCATGGGCCGCGCCATCGTTCGCAACCCGGAAGTGTTCTTGTTCGACGAACCGCTATCCAATCTCGATGCAAAACTCAGAACGCAGATGCGCACCGAGATCAAGAAATTGCATGCCAAGGTGCAATCGACAGTGGTTTATGTGACGCATGATCAGGTTGAGGCCATGACGCTTGCCGACCGCATCGTCATTATGCGCGACGGATACATCGAGCAGGTCGGAACGCCCGATGAAGTGTTCAAGCGTCCCGCTACGCAGTTCGTTGCGGGTTTTATCGGCTCGCCGCCGATGAATATGGCTCAAGCGAGCGTCGAAGGGGCTGAACTGGTTTTCGATAATGGCGACCGCCTTCCGGTGCCGGCACAGTTCAAGGATAAAGTCAGCGATGGCGCCAAGGTCACATTTGGTCTTCGTCCGGATGATCTGTTTCCGAGCGGTCATGGATTGTCTTCGGGTGATGCAGGCACATCGCATGAACAGGATTTGACGGTTTCCATCACCGAGCCGCTCGGCAATGAAACGCTGGTCTTTGCTGAATTTGCAGGCAAGGAATGGGTGGCGCGTATGTTGAACCCGCGTCAACTTAATCCGGGCGAAAAAGTCGCCATGCATTTTGATCTGTCGCAGGCGCATCTTTTCGATAGCGCAAGCGGCAAGAGTCTTGCTGTCTAG
- a CDS encoding L-rhamnose mutarotase, whose product MQHLNPRLNPQRMGMLIGLHPEKVAEYKKLHASVWPEILALISECNITNYTIFLKEPENLLFATWEYVGADFDADMKKMADNPKNQQWWSVCMPCQKPLDTRKDGEWWAMMEEVFHHD is encoded by the coding sequence ATGCAGCACCTAAATCCCCGCCTAAATCCCCAAAGAATGGGCATGTTGATCGGGCTGCACCCGGAGAAAGTGGCGGAATATAAAAAGCTGCATGCGAGCGTGTGGCCGGAAATTCTGGCGCTCATTTCTGAATGCAACATCACCAATTACACGATCTTTTTGAAAGAGCCGGAAAACTTGTTGTTTGCGACATGGGAGTATGTCGGCGCGGATTTTGACGCCGACATGAAGAAGATGGCGGATAATCCCAAAAACCAGCAATGGTGGTCGGTCTGCATGCCGTGCCAGAAGCCGCTCGACACGCGAAAAGACGGCGAGTGGTGGGCAATGATGGAGGAGGTCTTTCACCAT
- a CDS encoding carbohydrate ABC transporter permease gives MSTTLSNNQYRLIRRLKKAAYLVGLFLAMAVICLPGIWIVLSSLRPPVEIMAKPPVWIPREITLDAYSAMFSGAGGGGIPVWDYFRNSLIISVTSTIIALIIGVSGGYAFARFRFWGKSATFLGLMLTRAVPGIALSLPLFMLYSRIGIIDTHFGLIITYVALNVPFTIWLIDGFFRQVPKDLAEAAQIDGCTRWQAFWQVEFPLAGPGIATAGIFAFLTSWNEYALASQLTRSVNSKTLPVGLLDYTAEFTIDWRGMCALAVVMIIPALTLTFIVQKHLVAGLTFGAVKG, from the coding sequence ATGTCAACGACGCTGTCCAACAATCAGTACCGTCTTATCCGCCGGTTGAAAAAAGCGGCCTATCTCGTCGGCCTGTTCCTCGCTATGGCGGTGATCTGCTTGCCGGGGATATGGATCGTGCTCTCATCGCTACGCCCGCCGGTCGAAATCATGGCCAAACCGCCGGTCTGGATACCACGTGAGATTACACTCGATGCCTATAGCGCGATGTTTTCAGGCGCAGGCGGCGGCGGCATTCCGGTTTGGGATTATTTCCGCAACTCGCTGATCATTTCGGTGACATCGACCATCATTGCACTGATCATTGGCGTCTCGGGCGGCTATGCCTTTGCCCGCTTTCGTTTCTGGGGCAAGTCGGCAACATTTCTGGGCCTCATGCTGACGCGTGCGGTGCCGGGTATTGCGCTGTCCCTGCCGCTTTTTATGCTTTATTCGCGTATCGGCATTATTGATACGCATTTCGGCCTGATCATCACCTATGTGGCGTTGAACGTCCCCTTCACCATATGGCTGATCGACGGTTTCTTCCGTCAGGTACCAAAGGATCTCGCGGAAGCAGCCCAAATCGACGGCTGCACACGCTGGCAAGCTTTCTGGCAGGTGGAATTTCCGTTGGCTGGTCCCGGCATCGCTACCGCAGGCATTTTTGCATTCCTGACCTCATGGAACGAATATGCGCTGGCTTCCCAGCTCACCCGTTCCGTCAATTCAAAAACCCTTCCTGTCGGACTTCTCGATTACACCGCAGAATTCACCATCGACTGGCGCGGCATGTGCGCGCTTGCCGTGGTGATGATTATCCCGGCGCTGACCCTCACATTCATCGTCCAGAAACATCTTGTGGCTGGTCTGACATTCGGCGCGGTTAAAGGTTAA